The proteins below are encoded in one region of Maribacter aestuarii:
- a CDS encoding alanine/glycine:cation symporter family protein, with amino-acid sequence MSAITKRPFSITLLLFSSILSNAQTQGLDEQINNAFMPVAIWWENLIFAEITIAGYGIPVVLILLLSGATFFTLYFGFVNIKHFPTAIQVVRGKYDELEKSDSVLHQNVHHVDGDIVDTIKNEAHQGEVNHFQALATAVSGTVGLGNIAMVAVAISIGGPGATFWMILAGLLGMSSKFVECTLGVKYRDIDDQGNVFGGPMYYLSRGLRENGLGVFGKLLAGIFAVLCIGASFGGGNAFQTNQAAAQIIERFGLAGTASGSIVGLVFAVLVGIVIIGGIKRIAKVTEKIVPFMAVLYVAAALFIIFSNYQFIDDAFRLIFSEAFSPRATITGGFIGVIIQGFRRAAFSNEAGAGSAAIAHSAVNTKYPASEGLVGLLEPFIDTVVICTMTALVIIMFNMDAVFTYGDVIDGQALMSDGSRIGGVNITSMAFESAIPGSSYVLALAVVLFAFSTILSWSYYGLQAWKYLFGRSKTSDLVYKFIFLLFTILGAAVTLDAVIKFSDAMILALVFPNMIGLLFLFPKARKELVTYLKVIR; translated from the coding sequence ATGTCGGCAATAACGAAACGTCCTTTTTCCATTACTCTACTACTATTTTCTTCAATTTTATCCAATGCTCAGACACAGGGGCTGGATGAGCAAATCAATAATGCTTTCATGCCCGTGGCCATTTGGTGGGAAAATTTAATTTTTGCTGAAATTACGATTGCGGGTTACGGCATTCCCGTTGTGCTAATCTTGTTATTATCCGGGGCAACCTTCTTTACCCTTTACTTTGGTTTTGTGAATATCAAACATTTTCCAACCGCCATCCAGGTGGTTCGTGGTAAATATGATGAACTTGAAAAATCGGATTCCGTTCTTCATCAAAACGTACATCATGTAGATGGGGATATCGTGGATACTATTAAAAATGAAGCTCACCAAGGCGAGGTAAACCACTTTCAAGCATTAGCGACTGCGGTTTCAGGAACCGTTGGTCTGGGCAATATAGCCATGGTCGCCGTGGCCATATCCATTGGCGGACCAGGAGCAACATTCTGGATGATTCTCGCAGGACTTTTAGGGATGTCCTCAAAATTTGTGGAATGTACCTTAGGGGTAAAATACCGCGACATAGACGACCAGGGAAATGTCTTCGGTGGACCTATGTATTATCTGTCGAGGGGACTAAGAGAAAATGGTTTGGGAGTATTTGGAAAGTTGTTGGCCGGTATTTTTGCAGTTTTATGTATTGGTGCCTCTTTTGGTGGGGGAAATGCTTTTCAGACCAATCAGGCAGCTGCACAAATCATTGAACGTTTTGGTTTGGCAGGCACAGCATCTGGAAGTATTGTAGGTCTAGTGTTTGCCGTCCTTGTCGGAATTGTAATCATTGGAGGTATCAAAAGAATTGCCAAGGTAACCGAAAAAATTGTTCCCTTCATGGCAGTTCTCTATGTGGCTGCGGCCCTGTTCATTATTTTTTCAAATTACCAATTTATCGATGATGCTTTTAGGCTTATTTTTTCCGAAGCGTTTTCGCCAAGGGCCACTATAACAGGCGGGTTCATAGGTGTAATAATTCAAGGATTTCGAAGAGCGGCTTTTTCCAATGAAGCTGGTGCAGGTTCGGCAGCAATTGCGCATTCCGCGGTTAATACTAAATACCCTGCATCAGAAGGTTTGGTAGGCCTATTGGAGCCTTTTATAGATACAGTGGTCATCTGCACCATGACCGCACTGGTCATCATCATGTTCAACATGGATGCTGTTTTCACCTATGGTGATGTCATTGATGGACAAGCCTTAATGAGCGATGGAAGCAGAATCGGTGGGGTCAATATTACCTCAATGGCCTTTGAAAGTGCCATTCCTGGTTCCTCATATGTGCTAGCCCTTGCCGTAGTGTTGTTTGCGTTTTCTACGATTCTGTCGTGGTCCTACTACGGTCTGCAAGCTTGGAAATATCTCTTTGGAAGGAGTAAAACCAGTGACCTAGTCTATAAATTTATTTTTTTGCTTTTCACCATTTTGGGGGCTGCAGTAACCCTGGATGCGGTTATAAAATTCTCGGATGCTATGATTTTGGCCTTGGTATTTCCCAATATGATCGGCCTGTTGTTCCTGTTTCCTAAAGCAAGGAAGGAATTGGTGACCTATTTGAAAGTTATTAGATGA
- the fsa gene encoding fructose-6-phosphate aldolase produces MKFFIDTANIDEIKEAQDMGVLDGVTTNPSLMAKEGITGTDNIMEHYKKICGVVDGHVSAEVISTDFDGMVKEGEKLAALNPQIVVKLPMIADGVKACKYFSDKGIKTNVTLVFSPGQALLAAKAGATYVSPFIGRLDDISTDGLGLIADIRLIYDNYGFETEILAASVRHVMHVIDCAKLGADVMTGPLSAIKGLLKHPLTDSGLEKFLADYKKGN; encoded by the coding sequence ATGAAATTTTTTATAGATACAGCAAATATAGATGAGATTAAGGAAGCCCAGGATATGGGAGTTTTGGACGGGGTAACTACCAATCCTTCCTTAATGGCAAAAGAGGGTATAACAGGTACGGATAATATAATGGAGCATTACAAGAAAATTTGTGGTGTGGTAGATGGTCACGTAAGTGCGGAGGTAATTTCTACGGATTTTGACGGAATGGTCAAAGAGGGAGAGAAATTGGCTGCCTTGAATCCGCAAATTGTGGTGAAATTACCTATGATAGCCGATGGTGTGAAAGCATGCAAATATTTTTCGGACAAGGGAATAAAGACAAATGTAACGTTGGTATTTTCTCCTGGCCAAGCATTATTGGCGGCAAAAGCCGGGGCAACGTACGTTTCTCCCTTCATTGGAAGGTTGGATGATATTTCAACGGATGGATTGGGTCTTATTGCCGACATTCGATTAATCTATGACAACTACGGTTTTGAAACTGAAATATTGGCCGCATCCGTACGACACGTAATGCATGTAATCGATTGTGCAAAGCTTGGTGCAGATGTTATGACAGGACCGCTTAGCGCTATCAAGGGACTTTTAAAACATCCACTTACAGATAGTGGGCTGGAGAAATTCTTGGCGGACTACAAAAAAGGAAATTAA
- a CDS encoding transketolase family protein — protein sequence MNKELDQLAADNIRALAIAMVEKAQSGHPGGPMGGADYMHILYSEFFNYDPSDMHWPFRDRFFMDAGHLSSLMYAQYYLLGNFKKDDIANFRQWGSVTPGHPEVDVARGIENTSGPLGQGHTMGVGAAIAAKFLQARFGNWMNHKVYGFISDGGVQEEISQGAGRIAGHLGLNNFIMFYDSNDVQLSSKTDEVTSEDTAKKYEAWGWKVVTIDGHDHEQISKALTDANAEKDKPTLIIGETIMGKGAVAADGTKYEGYTELHGKPIGDTGADYGKTMEHLGADVDNPFNIYNRVSDFYKDVVEGKKKAAAKKKEEISAWRTTNEDLSKKLDNFLDGKLPKLDFGSIEQRENQATRAASSNVLSYLAQNVENMIVSSADLSNSDKTDGFLKKTHILKKGDFSGAFLQAGVAELTMAAIANGIALHGGVIPVVATFFVFSDYMKPAIRLSCIQQLPVKFVWTHDAFRVGEDGPTHQPVEQEAQIRLLEKLQNHSHEQSFVALRPADSIETNVVWKMAMENNKTPTGLILSRQGIKDVPAEGGSRYDIALGAEKGGYLVHEVENPDVVLIANGSEVSTLVAAAKLLKDKDGLKVNIASIPSEGIFRQQSKEYQHQVIPQDKPIFGLTAGLPVNLEGLAGPNGKVFGLEHFGYSAPATVLDEKFGFTGEQVYKQVIDFLN from the coding sequence ATGAATAAAGAGTTAGATCAGTTAGCGGCCGACAATATAAGGGCCTTGGCCATAGCCATGGTAGAGAAAGCACAGTCCGGACACCCAGGTGGACCAATGGGAGGGGCGGATTACATGCATATTTTGTATTCCGAGTTCTTTAATTACGACCCTTCGGATATGCACTGGCCATTTCGCGACCGTTTCTTTATGGATGCAGGGCACCTGTCTTCACTAATGTATGCGCAATACTATCTGCTCGGTAATTTCAAAAAGGATGATATTGCTAATTTTAGGCAATGGGGCTCAGTTACTCCGGGTCACCCGGAAGTAGACGTGGCGAGGGGTATTGAGAACACTTCAGGTCCTTTGGGTCAAGGACATACCATGGGCGTGGGTGCAGCGATTGCCGCAAAATTTTTGCAGGCTCGTTTCGGCAACTGGATGAACCATAAAGTTTATGGCTTTATATCCGATGGTGGTGTCCAAGAGGAAATCTCGCAAGGCGCGGGAAGGATTGCTGGGCATTTAGGGCTCAATAATTTTATCATGTTCTATGATTCCAATGATGTGCAGTTATCATCAAAAACCGATGAGGTTACCTCTGAGGATACGGCAAAAAAATACGAGGCTTGGGGTTGGAAAGTAGTGACTATTGATGGTCATGACCACGAACAGATTAGTAAGGCTCTTACCGATGCCAATGCGGAAAAGGATAAACCTACCTTGATTATTGGTGAAACGATTATGGGTAAAGGGGCAGTCGCGGCCGATGGTACCAAATATGAGGGGTACACCGAGCTGCATGGAAAACCTATCGGTGATACCGGTGCCGACTACGGCAAGACCATGGAACATTTGGGTGCCGATGTGGATAATCCTTTCAATATTTACAATAGGGTAAGCGATTTCTACAAGGATGTCGTTGAGGGCAAAAAGAAGGCCGCAGCCAAGAAAAAAGAGGAAATTAGTGCATGGAGGACCACAAACGAGGATTTGTCCAAAAAACTGGATAATTTCTTGGACGGAAAATTACCAAAGTTGGATTTCGGCTCTATTGAACAAAGGGAAAATCAAGCAACCAGGGCCGCATCTTCCAACGTATTGAGTTATTTGGCCCAGAATGTGGAGAATATGATCGTTTCGTCCGCTGATTTATCCAATAGCGACAAAACCGACGGATTTCTAAAGAAGACCCATATTCTTAAAAAGGGCGATTTTTCAGGTGCGTTTTTACAAGCCGGTGTCGCTGAATTGACCATGGCGGCAATAGCCAATGGTATTGCCCTTCACGGAGGTGTCATACCTGTTGTAGCGACATTCTTTGTATTCTCGGATTATATGAAACCTGCCATTCGGTTAAGTTGTATACAACAGCTTCCTGTGAAATTCGTATGGACACATGATGCTTTTAGGGTAGGAGAGGACGGTCCAACGCATCAACCTGTGGAGCAAGAGGCACAAATCCGTTTGCTAGAAAAATTGCAGAACCATAGTCATGAGCAAAGCTTTGTGGCATTGCGTCCTGCTGATTCCATAGAAACGAATGTGGTTTGGAAGATGGCGATGGAAAACAACAAAACCCCAACAGGATTAATTTTATCAAGACAGGGGATTAAAGACGTGCCGGCCGAAGGTGGTTCTAGATACGACATCGCTCTAGGAGCTGAAAAGGGAGGCTATTTGGTTCATGAAGTAGAGAATCCGGATGTTGTACTAATTGCCAATGGTTCAGAAGTTTCTACATTGGTAGCAGCAGCTAAGTTATTGAAGGATAAGGATGGACTTAAGGTTAATATTGCATCAATCCCGTCCGAAGGAATATTTAGACAGCAGTCCAAAGAATACCAACACCAGGTAATACCACAAGATAAACCCATATTTGGTCTCACCGCCGGATTGCCTGTTAATTTAGAAGGCTTGGCCGGACCTAATGGAAAGGTATTCGGATTAGAGCATTTTGGGTATTCGGCCCCAGCGACGGTCTTGGATGAGAAATTCGGATTTACGGGAGAGCAGGTCTACAAGCAAGTAATCGATTTTTTAAATTAA
- a CDS encoding TonB-dependent receptor, producing the protein MKRSHVFFFFIILFLCASSWAQVSVSGEVLDKDGSPLDGATVRLVPSNRLTSTDGNGNFKINQVMPGDYTITITLMGVASYMEELEVGNDDITLTVVLKEDPLHLQNVVVTGSFEPRLQLESSTAVSILDAKAIQQIVPRGTADLLQAVPGTFTDPSAGEVFTKVYTRGVSASAEDDMGWYYISLQEDGLPVSLVQHSYYGPDLFLRPDITTAKVEAIRGGNAAITALNGPGGIYNFVSQGPRENFGGEIQLSGGIQGEGNPLYRVDGTVGGSFGNNWFYNFGGHYRKDEGARNTDFTFSKGGQVKFNLTKIHSKGYFKFYGKILDDFTNRYTGVAADDWTNPKAAFGQDFNSTALLMPAFSADIPDGRRLAEGATNNFDPSQGVHAQDRAFGVDVLQDLGQEWSLRFNLKHSRKSANWQTAISNAFVSLSNPLAYFISGAQFPIGQVVFNDAATGNEVARLDNSGILAGESFQYIGDGTLPNDAIMGTASWLKQNKSDEWMNQITIRNQTENHDFSFGTASGFSDTSLYTQGSFGFVTYEPNPRMLRVTLENPGQPVLALSDENGLSNYGGLFFDNARADVSQIAFFANDRWKIQEQLHLDVGLRYETIKHTGSKDQSAPFQADGGYDGNPLTAYDNGILAPTGVRDEFDFTYDYLSYSAALNYKVSETAAIFTRFSSGNKAPELNYYFNNFSNVPINQEGEVQRILQTELGIKFDNENFSATATAFLSKLNNVGIADFAFDGDSGSVFYTPVQFNDSRTIGLEWETAYTPISSLTFRFNGVLQNPIATEWAVYDASGSVDTADDNVVDYSDNTLPFNPKLMFSLGAEYKKSKFNAFLKWQFMGEREGNIANAFQLPAYSIFNTGIGYDISQQLRVDFLVTNLFNSDGLANFFGANSFGASANGATSDFIAANPDASFVVVPVLPRGMMLRLSHTF; encoded by the coding sequence ATGAAACGTTCCCATGTATTTTTCTTTTTTATAATACTCTTTTTATGTGCCAGCAGTTGGGCACAAGTCTCCGTTAGTGGGGAAGTCCTGGATAAGGATGGATCGCCTTTGGACGGAGCTACCGTTAGACTTGTACCGTCCAATAGATTAACGAGTACCGATGGTAACGGAAATTTCAAAATTAATCAAGTAATGCCTGGTGACTATACCATTACAATTACTTTAATGGGTGTTGCATCTTATATGGAAGAATTGGAAGTAGGAAACGACGATATCACCCTAACGGTGGTTTTAAAAGAGGACCCTTTGCACTTGCAGAATGTGGTGGTCACCGGGAGCTTTGAACCGCGATTGCAATTGGAATCGAGTACTGCCGTAAGTATCTTGGATGCTAAGGCTATACAGCAAATTGTCCCTAGAGGTACCGCTGATTTGCTTCAGGCTGTTCCGGGAACGTTTACAGATCCATCGGCTGGGGAAGTGTTTACAAAGGTCTATACGAGGGGAGTATCTGCATCGGCGGAGGATGATATGGGGTGGTATTACATTTCTTTGCAAGAAGATGGTTTACCCGTAAGTTTGGTCCAACATTCCTATTACGGGCCAGATTTATTTCTTCGTCCGGATATCACCACGGCCAAAGTAGAGGCGATACGCGGTGGAAACGCTGCAATTACTGCTTTAAATGGTCCTGGCGGTATTTACAATTTCGTTTCTCAAGGTCCAAGAGAAAATTTTGGTGGGGAAATCCAATTATCGGGTGGTATTCAAGGAGAAGGTAATCCGCTCTACCGTGTAGACGGTACCGTAGGTGGTTCTTTTGGCAATAATTGGTTCTATAATTTTGGTGGGCACTACAGAAAGGATGAAGGTGCGAGAAATACCGACTTCACTTTCAGTAAGGGAGGTCAGGTAAAATTCAACCTTACTAAAATCCATTCTAAGGGCTATTTTAAGTTTTACGGAAAAATCCTGGATGACTTTACGAACAGGTATACGGGTGTAGCAGCGGATGATTGGACTAATCCCAAAGCGGCTTTTGGTCAGGACTTTAATTCAACAGCTTTGTTAATGCCGGCATTTTCGGCAGATATCCCCGATGGGAGAAGGCTTGCGGAAGGCGCGACCAATAATTTTGACCCATCACAAGGTGTCCATGCACAAGACCGTGCCTTTGGAGTTGATGTCTTGCAAGATTTAGGACAGGAATGGTCGCTGCGGTTCAACTTAAAACATTCACGTAAAAGTGCCAACTGGCAAACGGCCATCAGTAATGCATTTGTTTCATTAAGTAACCCCTTGGCATATTTTATTAGTGGAGCACAGTTTCCAATAGGTCAGGTAGTATTCAATGATGCGGCTACGGGGAACGAGGTGGCACGTTTGGATAATAGTGGAATACTGGCTGGGGAGTCCTTTCAATATATCGGGGATGGTACACTGCCAAACGACGCTATTATGGGCACTGCTTCTTGGTTAAAACAAAACAAATCGGACGAATGGATGAACCAAATCACCATCCGAAATCAGACTGAAAATCACGATTTTAGTTTTGGAACGGCATCGGGATTTTCAGATACCTCGCTATACACTCAAGGGAGTTTTGGGTTTGTAACCTATGAGCCCAACCCAAGGATGCTTCGTGTGACCTTGGAGAATCCCGGACAGCCCGTATTGGCATTATCGGACGAGAACGGATTAAGTAATTACGGAGGCTTATTTTTTGACAATGCTAGAGCCGATGTCAGTCAAATCGCGTTTTTTGCCAATGACCGATGGAAGATTCAGGAGCAATTGCATCTTGATGTTGGACTACGTTATGAGACCATCAAACATACAGGTAGTAAAGACCAATCGGCACCGTTTCAGGCTGATGGGGGATATGATGGCAACCCACTAACGGCCTATGACAACGGAATTTTAGCACCTACCGGTGTCAGGGACGAATTCGACTTTACTTATGATTATCTTTCGTATTCTGCGGCCTTAAACTATAAGGTTTCGGAGACCGCGGCGATTTTTACACGGTTTTCTTCTGGAAATAAAGCTCCGGAATTGAATTACTATTTCAATAACTTTTCTAATGTACCGATCAACCAAGAAGGGGAGGTGCAACGAATTCTTCAGACCGAATTGGGGATTAAATTTGACAATGAGAATTTCTCGGCAACCGCCACTGCATTTTTGAGCAAATTGAATAATGTTGGTATTGCGGATTTTGCTTTTGATGGAGACAGCGGCAGTGTATTTTACACCCCTGTTCAATTTAACGATTCAAGAACCATTGGATTGGAATGGGAAACCGCCTACACGCCTATTTCATCATTGACTTTCAGATTCAATGGTGTTCTACAGAACCCTATTGCTACTGAATGGGCGGTATATGACGCTTCCGGCTCAGTAGATACTGCCGATGACAACGTTGTTGACTATTCGGATAATACGTTGCCATTTAATCCTAAACTGATGTTTTCCCTAGGGGCGGAATATAAGAAGAGTAAGTTCAATGCTTTTCTAAAATGGCAATTCATGGGAGAACGGGAAGGAAACATAGCAAACGCATTTCAACTTCCTGCCTATAGTATTTTTAATACGGGAATCGGTTATGATATTAGTCAGCAGTTAAGGGTGGATTTTTTAGTTACCAATCTTTTCAATTCAGACGGACTGGCCAATTTCTTTGGAGCGAATAGTTTTGGGGCAAGTGCCAATGGTGCTACCAGTGATTTTATAGCGGCCAATCCCGACGCAAGTTTTGTAGTAGTACCTGTGCTGCCAAGGGGCATGATGCTACGTCTTAGCCACACGTTCTAA
- a CDS encoding sterol desaturase family protein, with product MQKYIDAFIKSFTGTLDWTIKSVLFEVPWYLNYFWGLIIISLVVWGLEIIFPWRKQQSIFRMDFWLDGFYMFFNFFLFAIAISGFYELLGVFFKDIGVKMKTLAILDMGTWPMWAQLILFFVILDFVQWFTHTLLHKYSFFWKFHKVHHSVKEMGFAAHLRYHWMENILYKPLKTFGVMLLGGFEPEQAYIVHFLAISIGHFNHANLKITWGPLKYVFNNPVMHLYHHAYELPEGRYGVNFGISLSIWDYIFGTHYIPEDSGTIRLGFPGDENFPKDFLHQNTYGFKKGQD from the coding sequence ATGCAAAAATACATCGATGCTTTTATAAAATCCTTTACAGGAACCTTGGATTGGACTATTAAATCCGTCCTTTTCGAAGTTCCATGGTATTTAAACTATTTCTGGGGACTTATTATTATCTCGCTAGTAGTATGGGGGTTGGAAATTATTTTCCCGTGGCGCAAACAGCAGTCTATTTTTAGAATGGATTTTTGGCTGGACGGATTTTATATGTTCTTTAACTTTTTCTTATTTGCGATAGCCATCAGTGGATTCTATGAACTTCTAGGCGTATTTTTTAAGGACATTGGCGTTAAGATGAAAACTTTAGCGATTTTAGATATGGGTACGTGGCCTATGTGGGCACAACTTATTTTATTTTTTGTAATACTGGATTTTGTCCAGTGGTTCACACACACTTTACTGCACAAATATTCATTTTTTTGGAAATTCCATAAGGTACACCACAGTGTAAAGGAAATGGGCTTTGCGGCTCATCTTCGTTACCATTGGATGGAAAACATCCTATATAAACCCTTAAAAACCTTTGGGGTGATGCTACTAGGAGGTTTTGAACCGGAGCAAGCTTACATTGTTCACTTTTTGGCAATTTCCATCGGACATTTTAATCATGCTAATTTGAAGATTACCTGGGGCCCACTCAAGTATGTTTTTAATAATCCGGTAATGCATTTGTACCATCATGCATACGAGCTTCCCGAGGGACGTTATGGAGTTAATTTCGGTATCAGCTTAAGTATTTGGGATTATATTTTTGGTACCCATTATATCCCAGAGGATAGCGGTACGATCCGGTTAGGTTTTCCGGGAGATGAAAATTTCCCCAAAGATTTCCTTCATCAAAATACTTATGGTTTTAAAAAAGGTCAGGACTAG
- a CDS encoding monoheme cytochrome C, giving the protein MKKTKIKIGVFLALVTLIAIGIYMLEDSSVFQSGIDKDEYVVPEMDINDPNHPDFDKIENGVHLRTGFVEGEGLRLVINNCTNCHSAKLVTQNRMSKERWLATIRWMQETQNLWDLGVNEEVIVNYLAKYYAPVKNGRRKNLNNIDWYELEGN; this is encoded by the coding sequence ATGAAAAAAACAAAAATAAAAATAGGAGTTTTTTTAGCCCTTGTTACGCTAATCGCAATTGGCATTTATATGCTTGAGGACAGTTCTGTTTTTCAGTCCGGCATAGATAAAGATGAGTATGTAGTCCCCGAGATGGATATTAATGACCCGAACCATCCTGATTTTGATAAAATTGAAAATGGGGTTCATTTAAGAACAGGTTTTGTAGAAGGTGAAGGTTTAAGGTTGGTAATCAATAATTGCACTAATTGCCATTCCGCCAAACTGGTTACCCAGAACAGGATGTCTAAGGAAAGGTGGTTGGCGACTATTCGCTGGATGCAGGAGACGCAAAACCTATGGGATTTGGGGGTAAATGAGGAGGTTATAGTTAATTACCTGGCCAAGTACTATGCCCCGGTCAAAAACGGTAGGCGTAAAAACTTAAACAATATTGATTGGTATGAATTGGAGGGAAATTAA
- a CDS encoding sulfite oxidase, translating into MERRKFVKKSTLSALAAVLGTEIVFGDMLPNGYSILGLQDPDPFKKFQKDVEMVLLNDRPLNMEAQAHLLDDSITPNKYMFVRNNGKVPETIDAANWKLSFDGESVQEKKSYSLEELESKFKHYTYQLTLECGGNGRSEFDPPAKGNQWTVGAVSCANWTGIRLRDILADVGIKEDAVYVAYHGADVHLSGDPSKEPISRGVPISKAMQEETILAFKMNGKDIPLVHGYPLRLIAGGFPASASGKWVDRISVRNIVHDGEKMKGSSYRVPCKPVAPGEKVKDEDMCIIESMPVKSLITYPKSGAIIKKEDRLGIRGHAWAGELEVELMEYSIDFGSTWKKAYIEAPVNRFAWQRFSASIEFPKEGYYEVWARATDTQGVSQPMILPGWNPKGYLNNACHRIAVKVSL; encoded by the coding sequence ATGGAAAGAAGAAAATTCGTCAAAAAATCGACGCTTAGCGCATTAGCTGCAGTATTGGGCACAGAAATTGTTTTTGGAGATATGTTGCCCAATGGTTATTCTATTCTCGGCCTTCAGGACCCAGATCCATTTAAGAAATTCCAGAAAGATGTGGAGATGGTACTTCTCAACGATAGGCCATTAAACATGGAGGCGCAGGCCCATCTATTGGACGATAGCATTACCCCTAATAAATATATGTTTGTCCGGAACAACGGTAAGGTTCCCGAAACCATAGATGCTGCCAATTGGAAATTGTCTTTTGATGGCGAATCGGTTCAAGAAAAGAAAAGTTACTCCCTAGAGGAACTTGAATCCAAATTCAAACACTACACCTATCAGCTCACGCTAGAGTGTGGGGGTAACGGTAGGAGCGAATTTGACCCTCCCGCAAAGGGAAACCAATGGACGGTAGGGGCGGTGTCCTGCGCTAATTGGACAGGTATACGCTTAAGGGATATACTGGCAGATGTCGGAATTAAGGAAGACGCCGTTTATGTTGCCTATCATGGGGCAGATGTTCATTTAAGCGGAGATCCTTCTAAAGAACCCATTTCGCGAGGTGTTCCAATTTCCAAAGCCATGCAGGAAGAGACGATTTTGGCATTTAAGATGAACGGAAAGGACATTCCTTTAGTACACGGATATCCCTTACGTTTGATTGCCGGGGGATTTCCAGCATCTGCTTCAGGTAAATGGGTAGACCGTATTAGTGTGCGTAACATCGTCCACGATGGCGAGAAAATGAAAGGGTCATCCTATCGGGTGCCGTGCAAACCAGTTGCTCCTGGAGAAAAGGTGAAAGATGAGGATATGTGTATTATAGAATCCATGCCGGTTAAATCGCTTATTACTTATCCAAAATCTGGAGCAATTATCAAAAAAGAAGACCGTTTAGGGATAAGGGGACATGCATGGGCCGGGGAATTGGAGGTGGAACTTATGGAATACTCTATTGATTTTGGGAGTACGTGGAAAAAAGCTTACATCGAAGCTCCTGTCAATAGGTTTGCATGGCAGCGTTTCTCGGCTTCTATAGAATTCCCAAAAGAAGGATATTACGAGGTATGGGCCAGAGCAACCGATACTCAGGGCGTTTCGCAACCTATGATTCTACCTGGTTGGAACCCTAAAGGATATTTGAACAACGCCTGCCATAGAATTGCAGTAAAAGTGAGTTTATGA
- a CDS encoding glycosyl hydrolase family 17 protein encodes MSYREGHHFTRAKNNYSGHTGVDFNKVTKSGLKDLWLETLQNGMHGLCFSMYEDGQKPGDIITAEQVVRRIKIIKPYTKWVRSFSCIEGNEHIPKSAKENGLKTMVGAWLSEDLELNEKEIEELIALAKSGYVDIAAVGNEVLYRNDLTKEQLLEYIRRVKDAIPEVEVGYVDAYYEFSVHPELVDVCDVVLANCYPYWEGCPQEFSLNHMQQMFGQATDAARGKKVIITETGWPSNGESLRGAHSSEENAMKYFINSQVWSEKENIEMFYFSSFDESWKTGDEGDVGAYWGLWDKNERLKF; translated from the coding sequence ATGTCATATAGAGAAGGTCATCATTTTACCCGTGCCAAGAACAATTATAGTGGACATACGGGAGTAGATTTTAATAAGGTCACAAAGAGCGGACTAAAGGATTTATGGTTAGAAACCTTACAAAATGGAATGCACGGGCTTTGCTTCAGCATGTATGAAGACGGGCAAAAACCAGGTGATATCATTACCGCAGAACAAGTGGTTCGACGTATAAAAATAATAAAGCCCTACACAAAATGGGTCCGCTCATTTTCTTGTATTGAGGGCAATGAACATATCCCGAAAAGCGCTAAGGAAAATGGACTTAAAACCATGGTCGGGGCTTGGTTAAGTGAAGATTTAGAACTTAACGAAAAAGAGATTGAGGAATTGATTGCCCTTGCCAAGTCAGGTTATGTTGATATTGCGGCGGTGGGTAATGAAGTGTTGTACCGTAACGATTTAACCAAAGAACAGTTGTTGGAGTATATACGGCGTGTTAAAGATGCAATTCCTGAAGTTGAGGTTGGGTATGTAGATGCCTACTATGAATTTTCGGTACATCCAGAGCTGGTAGACGTTTGTGATGTAGTATTAGCTAACTGCTATCCTTATTGGGAGGGTTGTCCACAAGAGTTTTCCTTAAATCATATGCAACAAATGTTCGGACAGGCCACAGATGCGGCTAGAGGTAAAAAAGTTATTATTACGGAAACAGGTTGGCCAAGTAATGGGGAAAGTCTCCGTGGTGCTCATTCTTCTGAGGAAAACGCTATGAAATATTTCATCAATAGTCAGGTTTGGTCAGAAAAAGAAAACATAGAAATGTTTTATTTTTCTTCTTTTGACGAGTCTTGGAAAACAGGAGATGAAGGAGATGTTGGGGCTTACTGGGGTCTGTGGGATAAGAATGAAAGACTAAAATTCTGA